The DNA sequence GCTCGATTACGCAAATCGTCGCCGCGTGGGTCGCGCTGTTCTTGCTGTACGCAGGACTGCTTCGCGCCTTCGGTGCGTTCGACATCATCATGCGCATCGCGTTTCGCGCGGCAACATTCGTCAAATCCGGCGTCGCGCAGTCTGCGGTCATTTCGAGCCTCATCATCGGCTCGATTAACGGCGCACAGACGGCGAACGCCGCGATGACCGGTTCGTTTACCATCCCGCTGATGAAGCGCAGCGGCATGAAATCGGAGACTGCAGGCGGCATCGAAGCCGTTGCCTCCTCTGGCGGACAAATCATGCCACCAGTCATGGGCGCGGCCGCATTCGTGATGGCGTCGCTGCTCGGGATTACCTACATCCAAGTCGTCATCGCGGGCATCATTCCCGCGCTCATCTTCTTCGTCTCGGTCTCCATCGGTGTCCACTACATGAGCGTCCGCCAGCTCACCGCTGCCGACCTCGACATCGAGTCACAGATAGACGAACTGAACGACGGCTTCCACCCGCTCGTGGAAGCCGCACGCTTCGGAATTCCGTTCGCGGTGCTCATGTACGCCCTCGGCGTTGCACAGTTCACCGTGATGACCTCTGCGCTCATCACCTGCGTGACAATGGTGCTCACCGGCGGTGGGATTCCCATCGCGCTGAGCATTTTCCGCAAGCAAGAGTCCGTCGGCGAGACGGTCAAAGAGAATGCGGCCGCGACGATTCGCGGACTTCGCTACGGAGCCATCTCGATTGCACCAATCGCCATCATCATCGCTGCCGTAAACGGTATCGTTGACCTGCTGATGGCAACGGGCATGCCGAGTAAGTTCTCGCTCGCACTCATCGGGATTTCGGGTGGTGTCATGGCAATCGGCGTCGTCATGGCGATGATTATCTGCATCATCCTCGGGCTTGGAATGCCAACGGTCGCCGCGTACACGATCGTCGCGTTGCTCATCGCGCCGACGCTCGTGAGCGACTTCGGCGTGCCGAACCTCGCGGCGCACTACTTCGTGTTCTATTCGGCGATTCTATCTGGCATCACGCCACCGATTGCGATTGCGGTGGTGGTGGTGACTGGCATCGCCGAGTCGAACTTCTGGAAGACGAGTTTGGAGGCGCTGAAGCTCTCAACACCGCTGTTCGTGTTGCCCTTCGCGTTCATCTACAACCCCGAACTCGTCCTCGGTGGGTTCACGCCTGAAACCATCGTCTCCGGAACGCTCGCCATCCTTGGAGCCATCGCGATTACCCACGGCCTCAACTACTACGAACGACCGCTGTCGAGTCGCGCGATTGGCCTCGTCACGCGTGCTGTGTTCCTCGTGCTTGGTGTCGGGGCGATGGTGTATCCAAACGTCATGGTTCGCGTCGGCCTCGTCGCCGCGGCGATTGTCCTCTACCTCGTGCAACTGCGCGTGCCCTCGACGACGATTGGGCAGGCAAACGCAGTGGCCGAGAAACAGCACTAACCCCTCCTTTTCCCTGTCGAATGGAAACAGTTTACACACTCCCCGATGACCTTCAGGTATGCGAGAGGTGTATCTCGTTGGTGCGGGCCAGTCAGACTTCGGCTCGTTTCCAACTGAGTCCTATCGCTCACTGTTCAAGACGGCGTTCGAGCACGCGCTCGACTCGACCGACGGTGAGCTAGACAGACGACGTATCGACGAGGCGTACATCGGGACGCTCGGCGTTGGCGGTCGCCAACTCGGGTTGGTCGGTCCGAGCGTCACCGAACACGTGGGCCTCGATGGAACCTCGTGTACGCGCATCGAGAACGCGTGTGCGGCGAGCGGCGTGGCGCTTCGACAGGCCATTCTCGCCATCCGCGCAGGAGCCGCGGACACGGCGCTCGCGGGTGGCGTCGAAGTGATGAACGACATGAGCAGCGACCGCACGCGCTTCTGGCTCGGCGTCTCCGGCGAGACCGAGTGGGAGCGCATGGCCGGGACGACGTTCGCGGGCGTCTACGCCCAGATGGCAGACGCGCACATGGGCGAACACGGAACGACGCGCGAACAACTCTCTCACGTCGCCTACAAGAATCACGCGAATGGCGCGAAAAATCCACACGCGCACCTCGGTTTCGAGTGCTCGCTCGAAGACGCTATCGAGGGGACGACGGTCGCAGACCCGCTGAATCTCTACGACTGCTGTCCCACCTCGGATGGCGCGAGCGCAGTTCTCCTCGCCAGCCGCGAGGTCGCAGAAGAACTCACCGACAACCCGATTCGCGTGACCGGCAGCGGGCAGGCGAGCGGGCGAGTTGGACTGTTCCAGCGACCGACGCTCACGGGCATTCCCGCGACCGAAAAGGCCGCGGAACAAGCCTACGAGGAAGCAGACTGTTCGCCAGAAGACATCGACTTCGCAGAAGTCCACGACTGCTTCTCGATTGCCGAACTGCTGGCCTACGAAGGCCTTGGCTTCTGTGAAGAGGGAGAAGCCGGACCGTACATCGAATCCGGTGCGACGATGCCGGACGGGGAGCGCCCAGTAAACCTCTCTGGTGGCCTCAAGAGCAAGGGCCACCCGATTGGCGCGACCGGCACGGGCCAAGTGGTCGAAATCTACAAACAGCTCCGCGGTGAGGCGGGTGACCGACAGGTGGACGGCCTCTCAAGGGGCCTCACCCACAACGTGGGTGGCTCCGGCGGTTCGGTCGCCGTCCACGTCTTCGAGGAGGGATGGGCATGAACGTCGAAAGCGTCGGCGCGTACATCCCGCGCTATCGAATTACGGCAGAGACCATCGGCGACGCCCTCGGCGGCTTCAGCGCCCGCGGCGTCGCAGAAAAGCGCGTGCTCTCGGGCGACGAGGACACGGTCACGATGGCTGTCGAAGCCGCCCGCAAGGCGCTCGCAGACTCGGCACACAGCCGCGACGACCTCACGGCATTGGCCTTCGCAACCACGACGCCGCCGGTTGACGAGGGCGACGTTGGTGTACAGGTCGCAGAGATTCTCGGTCTCTCTCGAGATGTCGAAATTTCGGTGCACACGCAATCGACACGCGCCGGAACGCGCGCCCTCCTTACCGGGCTCAGAGCGGACGGTCCAGCGCTCGCCGTTGCGGCGGACTCCCCGCAGGCCGCCCCGAAAAATGGCCTCGATCACGCCGCGGGGGCAGGCGCTGTCGCGTTCGTGGCCGCACCCGGCGACGTGTCGGTCACCGACGTTGCGAGCTACGCCCGTGAGTATCCCGGCACGCGCTTTCGCCAACGCGGAGCGAGTTCGAGCGAAGCGTACAACGCGACTGGCTACGAGCGCGACGCCTACACTGACGCAGTTTCGGGCGCGGCGAGCAATCTCGAATCCGTCGCCGACGCGGTGGCGCTCACCGCTCCTGACGGAAGCCTACCGTCTCGCGGCGCACGCACGTTATCGGGAGACGTTACACCGTACCACGCTGCCCGGACGCTCGGTGACCTCGGCGCGGCGAGCGCACTCTTCTCGTTGCTCGCGGCGTGGAACGACGGCGAAGATGAGGTAACCGTCCTCAGCTACGGTGACGGCGCGGGCGCAGACGCACTCACGTTTACTGGTCGCCTCGACGGTGATTGGGCGCGAGAGGCGGTCGATATCTCGTATGCACAGTATTTGCGAAAACGCGGTTACCTCGACGTGGAGGGTGAGAACTGATGGGAGCCTACGTAAGCATTCCAACCTGGTGGCAGCAACTTGATAGCCGATACCGACTCGTCGTGGGTCAGTGTCCCGACTGTGAAGCGTTCAATTTCCCGCCCGAAGGTGCGTGTGCGACGTGCGCCTCGGTCGCGGCGTTCGAGCGCATCGAACCGGAAGGTACGGGCACGATTGTCGCCCACACCGTCATCGAAGGCGGCGCACCTCCCGAATTCGAAGCACTGCTCGAAGCCGAAGACGCAATCGGTGCGGTGCTCGTCGAACTTGACGAGGGCGTCAGAGTGCCGGGCATGTTGACCGACTGCGACCCCCACGAATTCGCCCGCGGCGACCGCGTAGAAGCGGTGGTCAGAAAGATGTTCGAACAAGAAGGCATCGTCCGTTACGGCGCGAAATTCCGCCCTGTTTAGAGGTAGACCCCGTCCGGGTCTAACTCCTCTCTGATGAGTCTGAGTTCTTCGTCTGTCGGTGGCTCTGTTTCGCTCACGTCGTCTCCAAACTGCAGTTCCCAGCCCGTGGCTTCTTGGACATCCTCGCGGGTGACGCCGGGGTGGAGGGATTCGACCACCATCTCGCCGTCTTCGAAGCCCATAACGGCTTTGTCGGTGATGACGGCTTCCGGGCCGCCGCGCAGGCCGTGTGCTTCGCGGCCGCCTTCGATGTAGCCCGGACTCGTGATGAAGTCGACTTCTTCAGGGAAGCGCTGGCGCTGGTGGGGCGTGATGATGAGCGTGCGTTCGACGTTGCTCGCAATCTCGCAGGCCCCGCCGCTTCCGGGGAGGCGCACCTTCGGGTTGTCGTAGTCGCCGATGACCGTCGAGTTGATGTTGCCCCGGCGGTCGATTTGCGCCCCGCCGAGAAAGCCCACGTCGATGCGTCCGGCTTGGAGGTAGTAGCTAAACCCACCCATGAGCGACTCGATGCTCGCTGCGCCCGCCGCGAGAACGGGGTCGCCAATCGAAAGCGGGAGCGAATCAGGATTCGAGTCGATGGTTCCTGATTCGTACACCATCTGCAGGTCAGGGGCGTGGGTTCGCTTTGCGAGGTTACACGCAAGATTCGGCACGCCGATGCCGACGAGCACCGAGTCGCCGTCTTCTAGCTGTCGCGCCGCCGCCGTCATCATCAGTTCCGTGTCTGTGTAGTCCATTAGTTTCCACCCATGTTGATTGGCACGCCGTAGTTGTTGCCCGCTCCGAGCGAGAGCACGCGGTCTGTCGAGAGTTTGCGCACGTACTCGGCTCTGTCTTCGACGCCGTACACCCACTCATCGAGCCACTCGGTGAGCGACTCGTGGGTTTTCGAGATGTCGTCCCACTCGATGTAGGCCTCGTTGTCGCGGTCGTAGTAGCCTTGTGCGTACGAGGGATGGGAGGCGAACGGTTCTTCGACGACGAAATCAACGTCGTCGGCCGTGATGAGCGTCCGATTCGGGTCTGAGCGAATCACCGATTCGTCTACGATTTCTTCGACGCTCAGAATGACCGTCTTCGCGGCGAGGGCGGCCTCTTTTTGCTCGCCGGGAATGCCCCAGAGATGGGCGTTCCCCGATTCGTCTGCACGCTGTGCGCGGACGACGGTCACATCAGGATTGAGTGGCGGCACGGCGTACACCGTCTCGTCGCTGAACGGAGATTCGACCGGTCTGATGTTGTCGTTGACCTTCGGCAGGTCGGAGCCAGCGAACGTCTTGAGCGGGATGAACGGAAGCCCCGTCGCACCCGCGTAGAGGCGGGCAGTCGTACCGTAGTGGCTGTACTCTTCGAGGTCGATTTCGTTCGGAACGCCGTCTTCGACCGCGCGGCGGAACGCGCGTAGGCTCCCAACGCCCGGATTCCCGGCCCACGAGAACGTTGCCTTGCGGACACAGCCCGCGGCGATGAGTTGGTCGTAGACGAGGTCCGGAGTCGCGCGGATGACTTCTAAGTCGCGGTACTCCTGTCTGATAATTTCGTGACCGGCGGCAAAGGGAATGAGATGCGTGAATCCGGCCAGATAGATGCTGTCGCCATCGGATAGCGCCGCAGAGATCGCGCTAGCCATGTCTGTGAGTGTCGCCATTGCGTTCGTACTCACACTCCGGGGAGGGACCAGTATAACTTTTCGCATGGTACATGCCGACAAGACTGTATGAGTGGAGCGTGAGAGCTAGATATGCCACTCAGTGACGTCCGCGTCATAGACTGCGGACAAGTGATCGCGGGGCCGCTCTGTGCCACCTTTCTCGGAGATATGGGGGCGGACGTGGTCAAGGTCGAACCGCCCACAGGGGAGACCTATCGCACCGAACGCCGCCAACTCAATGGCGAGCCGTTCAGCCCACCGTTCGAACTCTACAACCGGAACAAACGCGCACTTGCCCTCAACCTCAAACATGATGACGGACTCGCTGCGCTCTACGACCTCGTCGAAGTGGCCGACATTTTCGTCCAGAACTGGCCGCCCGGCGTCGCAAAGCGGCTTGGCGTTGATTACGATACGCTGCGCGAGTTGAACCCGGATCTCGTCTATGTCCACATCACCGGCTACGGTGAGACAGGGCCCATGGCGAACAATCCGGGATTGGACACGCTCGTCCAACATCTCTCCGGATTCGCCCAACTCCACGGCTATCCCGACAGCGACCGGCCGCCAATCCGGTCACAGTCCTCGCTCGCAGATTACTTTGCGGCCTACAGCGGCGCGCTGAGTGCGATGGGGGCGCTCAGGGCCGCAGACCGCGGCGAAGGTGGGCAGCTAGTGGATGTATCGCTGCTCGAATCGCTCGCCCACAACATGGATGCCGCCTACGAATACTACAACAACCTTGGCGAGAAACCCCGCGCAGGCGGTCGGAATGCCTTCTTCGACCCCGACATGCTCTACGGTGCGGCCGCCGCCGCAGATGGTTACATCTGCGTGGGACTCTTGCTCTACTCAGACCGAATTTGGGAAGGGCTGTGTACGCTCCTAGACCGCCCCGACCTCTTCGCAGACGAACGGTACGCGACGGATGCCGGGCGAATGGCGGACGCAGAGAAATTAACCGGGCTGTTCGAGGAGTGGCTTTCGACCGTCCCCACAGAAAAAGCGGTTGAGACGCTGAACGCCCACAACATCCCCGCAGCGCGGTCACAAACCATCGCAGAGGCCGCGGCGATGGAGCAGTACGCCCACCGCGACACGTTCGTCACGATAGACCACGAGCGCTTTGGAGAACTGTCGTTGACGGCGTCACCTCTCTCACTGTCGCGCGATGAGATTTCGATTCGCCGTCCGGCTCCCAGACTCGGCGAACACAGCCGCGAGCTACTCGCTGAACTCTACGACGAAGAGACGGTCGAGAAACTATTTACGGACGGCGTCATCCACGAATCGGGTTAATCCGTCTGCTCAACCGTCGCGCTTCCCGTGATGACGGTTCGCCCATCGTCGGTTTCCGCAGTGAGCGAGAGTTCGTAGCCCGAGGGAGGGTCTTCGGAGACTGCCACGACTTCGCCGGTTGCGATGACCGAGTCGCCCGGCCACACTTGGCCAGTAAAGCGCGTTTCAAAGCGCGTGATACAACCAATATCGAACCATTCGGTGAGCACATTCGAGAGAATCCCGGCGGTCAGCATGCCCTGACCGAACACGCTCTTGTTTCCGGCGCTGGTTGCATGCGGTTCGTCGTAGTGAATCGGGTTGAAGTCGCCGCTCGCGCCCGCATACCGGACGAAATCCGGACGAGAGAGATCATCGACGCGAATTGTTGGCCCCTCGTCACCGACAGCCAACTCACGCATCGTCGGCCTCCGAGATGGCCTGTCCCGTTTCGATGCGGGTAGTTTCGCTTGTGAGAACGAGATCTCCGTCGCGGTCTACGAACCGAGTTTCGTAGCACGCAAAGGTCATCGTCCCCGCACGGTTGCTCTCGCGTTGGTACACGTCGGTGAGCGTCGTCTCTCCGTTTAACACGTCTCCGGCGACGAGGGGTCGTTCGTACTCGAACGCCTGTTCGCCGTGGACGATGCGCGACGGCTCGAAACCGAGGTCGAAGCCGAGATTTTCGTCGATTCCCTCCGGACGGTTGTGTGGGAAGTAGGAGGTCTTTGCGAACGTGAGCGGTGCGACCACGTCAGCATACCCCTGCTCGCGGGCCGCCTGGACGTCCGTGTGAATCGGATTCGTTGCGTGAATCGCCGCTGCGAATTCGACGATTTTTCCGCGTTCGACGCGAAACTCCTGTACCGTCTCGCGGGTTTCCCCGACGAGTGATTTGAGCGTTTCGAGCGCTTTAGTAGGCATCCGAACACCTCTCTGAAGCTGCGTCCGGACGCGGCGAAGAACGTATGCAATACGCACGGCTGGGTCGTGAATAGGTCCACGACGACACTGGATGCATATGGCAACAACGAACAACAGCGAGATAAAACCTGACCAAGCGAGAGTTCTCCGACCAGCACCGTCGCCGTGAAATGGGCACGGGCCACTGCGAGCGAGAAGAGGAAATTAATACGCACCGCAACAAAAAGGGAGTAGCAATGAACGACGACATCCCCGCCACGCGATATAAAGTCGGGCGGGTGTTGGCCGAGTACGACCTTCCGCAGTTAGCTGAAGAACTGCCAAGCCGCTGGCTTGGAGAAAACGGCGACCAGCAAAGCCTCCGGTCACTCGCTCATCAAATCAACCGACGCATTCTCGAAGCAGCGATGGTAGAGGCTGGGATGACGCCGCTCGAAGGCGAGGTGGCGAACTATTACCGACTCCTCACAGACACCGACGTGAGCAGCGGTGACCGGACGCAGGCACAGCGTTCGCTCGAACGCGATGGCGTCGACGTCGAGACCGTTTTGAACGACTTCGTCACCCACCAAGCGGTACATACGTTCCTCCAGAAGTACCACGACGTAGAGCGAGCGGTGACAAAAAAAGATCCTCGAGAGACAATCGAACGGTTGCGTGGCCGAATACAGGCGGTCACCCGAGACGCCGTCGAGAGTTCACGCACCGAGGATTCTATGAGTTTTGAGGACTTCCTCGTCGTCGCCAACATCGAAGTGATCTGCAAAGTGTGTGGTGAGCGCGTCGAAGCGAGCGAGGTTCTTTCAGGGGCGACCTGTAGCTGCGGTCAGACGCCGTTCTCTGCCGAGTGAGTACGGTTTCCTTTTCGCACGCAGTCAGCGGGTTAAAACATCGGAAATAGTGGTGTGCCACGTTTCAGCGGAGCGACTACCGCAGTATTGGCGTCAAAGTATGTCGGATCCACCGTCGATGTGCCAAAGACGACGGCAGAGAAACCGACGAGCAGCCGAAAGTTTCGCGGGCCTGCAGGCTAAAAACAGCGGAAATTGTGGTGTCAACTTTCAACAGACGTGTTCACACGCCCCAATATCAGATCGGGATACGCCACTTTCAGAGTACGGCCAGACTGTTGTGAGAGAATATCCAAACACCCCAAAATAATTAGTAGTTTTTGGAGCCCACAGTATTTTGAAAGTAAAAATCGAGTGGTTTGATAGCGGATTGTTCGCCGGAACCATTTCGCACTATCAAGAGAGAACGTTACGAATGGCGTATTAATTTTAATATTCAGCCGGATACCAACTTAACTCTCAAATTACGATGTTTTTGAAGTAATTCTAAGAATGAATACGACAATGGCGAAGAGGAATTTTCAACGCACTACAATCAACTGATTGTGATGACAACGAACTCATCATCATCTAGATATAGTAAAGATAGTTATAAAATCGGATGGTGAGCCAGCACGCTGCTTGTGCTCACGATACGCTAGAGTTCCCACTCACGCACAAATTCGCGACAGCCACAAACAGCAGGGACGTTACGGTGATTGTGGAGACACGACAGTCCACTCGCCGGGGTTAATGGTGTGTCCCTCGAACGAGGAGTGTTCGGGGTAGGTCGTGACCACCAGATATGTTGCCCGTGATTCGAGATACTCGACGAGCGTTTGGAGGTTTTCGTCCGCAAGCCCGCCGAGATTGTCCACGAGCATGATGGGAACCGTGTCCGCGACATCGAACGCTTCGTAGCCCGCAAGCGCGGCCACCAATCCGAGTAGTTCGACCTCGCCCTCGCTCAGGGCATCGAGACTCGCCTCGCGCCCGTCGCGGGCGACGACCAAATCGAAGGTGCTGGTCAGCCGTGCGGTTTCGAACCCGACCGCAAAACGCGGGATGAGTTCCTGCATCGCCGCCTCGAACGCCTCTCGGGTGCGCTGTTTCAACGCTTCTTTTCGCGTGCGAAGGGAGACGATCTCCTCGTCGATTCGGTCGCACTCTGCTTGCAAGGTGTCCTTTTGCTGTGCCTGCGTTTCGAGCGTCTCTCGCTGTTCACGTGCATCTTCGAGGCGCGCTTCTGCGTACTTGATTTCACCGTCCACGTCAGCCAGTTTGTCGTCGTCTTCTTTGACGGCCTCAGAGAGCGACTCGATGTTCGATTCGAGTTCTGTAAGGCGAGATTCGGCCGTTTTGAGGCTTGCCGTCCGCTCTTCAAGTCTGCGCTCTAAGTCTGCACGCTGGTCTTCTAAGTCTGCGACGCGCTGTTGTGCCTCGCGGAGCTCTTCTTTCCGAGATTGGAGTTCGTTGAACTGCGCTTCGTGTTCGTTTGCTGCCTCCCAGAGGCTCGCCACGCGCGATTGGAGCTTGTCTACGTGCTCGTCGAACGCAGCACGGGTCGCGTCGGTGCCACACGTCCAACAGGTGGCGCTGTCTGCTGCCAACTCGTGGGTGACCTCGGTAATGAGGTCAAGGCGGTTTTCGTCGAGAATTCGCTTCGTTGGCGCGTACACCGACTGCAACAACTCTGCGTCACGACGCCGTTGTTCGTACTGTTCGCGGTGGGTTTCGAGTTCCGCTTCGAGGTCGTCTGGCGTCTCTGGAATCGTGAGTTCGTCTCGTTGCTCGCGTATCTCAGCGAGCTTTTCTTCGGTTCGTTCGACCGTCCGTTCGAGGCGGTCGATCTGGTTTTCGACGCGGTCGCGCTCTGCTTTTGCGTTCGCAAGCTCGTCGCGTTTGCCATCGTCTCCTTCGGTCTGTCCATCTCCGAGGTCACTTCGCTTGCGCCGCAGTGAATCAAGTTCGTCTTCGATACTCGCAATCTGCTGTTCGACCTGGGGCAGTTTGTTCGAGGCGGATTCTGCGCGCTCCAGTTCGGCTTCGACCTGATTGCGTTCTGCTTTGAGCGTCGCAATCTGCTCGTCTATGTTCTCGAAATCGAGCGGGCGCATCAGGACGGCTTCCATGTTTTCGCCGTTTCTGACCGCCTGTCTGACCGCGTTATCCTCGTCGAGAAACGCATAGAGGCGGGCGGCAGTTTGCTGTTGTTCGGTGGTGAGATACGGGGTTCCCTGACTCACGACAGTCCCGTTCTCTCGGGTGAGGTCAACGCGGGCGGTTTTCTCCTTGGTTTCGAGCGTCACGTCGCCTGAAGTCTCGCCTTCGGTCAACACCGTCTCCGTCCCCATCGCAGTCTCGATTGCGGTGAGGAGACTCGACTTTCCTTGCCAGTTCGAGCCGCGAACCGCGTTGATTCCGGGTTCGATGGTTGCCTTTCCTGTGCGAATACCTGCGATGTTCGTAATCGTAAGTTTCCAAGTCATGATTATTCTGAGGCGACAGAGGCTTGCAGGTGGTCTTTGCAGATGAATCCGCGGTCTAAGGCATCCTCAAAGGGGATGCGCGTCATGCAGTGTGGACAGCTCAGCAACACCTGCATTTCGACTTCGGCGGTAGACGCCCCGGGCAAGCGCTGTTTCGTATCGAGCGAACTGAGCGCTTCGCTGACCTTCGAAGCGCTTACGTGCTTTGCCACGTTGACGCTTTTTTGCTCCCACTCAGTTTTGGCCGTTTCAATCGGCTTCGTCCCAGAGAGACACTCTTTCAGGTGTTGGCGCATCGTACTCCACGAGATGAGGTCGGCTTCGAGCAGGTCTGCATTGATGCCATCTGCGCGCATGTCATCAAGCACCTCCTCGCGGACAATGTCGTCTCCCCCCGTGAGCGCCGCATAATCGCTCTCGACTCGTGAGCCGGTCACCTCTCTGCCATGTTCGTCGTAGACGCGCGTGAGCAGTCGTAAGTTGAACCACTTTGCAAGGCTGCGATAGCCTGCAGGCTCATTGCCGTCCGCACCAGTCCACCTCGTCAGCAAATGCTCGTCAAGCGACCCGTACCGAAGGAGAGCCGCATCTAAATCATATCTCTCGGCAACAATG is a window from the Haladaptatus sp. ZSTT2 genome containing:
- a CDS encoding TRAP transporter permease — its product is MSEHSPLRSPLTRSREHIANNALTVLSVALWVAVISYAYTQAIPRAQYGVLFLGGGILVYLVSELLALEDGAYLDLLLLGASGIVSVVTTVYVYVNYDVLSTIRTGYALPHEYSLAAVFTVVILYLTYRAFGRAFLAVIVLALIYAAFGYLFPGLLKHGGFSLDRIVNLLVLEYDGFFGSITQIVAAWVALFLLYAGLLRAFGAFDIIMRIAFRAATFVKSGVAQSAVISSLIIGSINGAQTANAAMTGSFTIPLMKRSGMKSETAGGIEAVASSGGQIMPPVMGAAAFVMASLLGITYIQVVIAGIIPALIFFVSVSIGVHYMSVRQLTAADLDIESQIDELNDGFHPLVEAARFGIPFAVLMYALGVAQFTVMTSALITCVTMVLTGGGIPIALSIFRKQESVGETVKENAAATIRGLRYGAISIAPIAIIIAAVNGIVDLLMATGMPSKFSLALIGISGGVMAIGVVMAMIICIILGLGMPTVAAYTIVALLIAPTLVSDFGVPNLAAHYFVFYSAILSGITPPIAIAVVVVTGIAESNFWKTSLEALKLSTPLFVLPFAFIYNPELVLGGFTPETIVSGTLAILGAIAITHGLNYYERPLSSRAIGLVTRAVFLVLGVGAMVYPNVMVRVGLVAAAIVLYLVQLRVPSTTIGQANAVAEKQH
- a CDS encoding thiolase domain-containing protein; the encoded protein is MREVYLVGAGQSDFGSFPTESYRSLFKTAFEHALDSTDGELDRRRIDEAYIGTLGVGGRQLGLVGPSVTEHVGLDGTSCTRIENACAASGVALRQAILAIRAGAADTALAGGVEVMNDMSSDRTRFWLGVSGETEWERMAGTTFAGVYAQMADAHMGEHGTTREQLSHVAYKNHANGAKNPHAHLGFECSLEDAIEGTTVADPLNLYDCCPTSDGASAVLLASREVAEELTDNPIRVTGSGQASGRVGLFQRPTLTGIPATEKAAEQAYEEADCSPEDIDFAEVHDCFSIAELLAYEGLGFCEEGEAGPYIESGATMPDGERPVNLSGGLKSKGHPIGATGTGQVVEIYKQLRGEAGDRQVDGLSRGLTHNVGGSGGSVAVHVFEEGWA
- a CDS encoding Zn-ribbon domain-containing OB-fold protein, with translation MGAYVSIPTWWQQLDSRYRLVVGQCPDCEAFNFPPEGACATCASVAAFERIEPEGTGTIVAHTVIEGGAPPEFEALLEAEDAIGAVLVELDEGVRVPGMLTDCDPHEFARGDRVEAVVRKMFEQEGIVRYGAKFRPV
- a CDS encoding CoA-transferase subunit beta, which gives rise to MDYTDTELMMTAAARQLEDGDSVLVGIGVPNLACNLAKRTHAPDLQMVYESGTIDSNPDSLPLSIGDPVLAAGAASIESLMGGFSYYLQAGRIDVGFLGGAQIDRRGNINSTVIGDYDNPKVRLPGSGGACEIASNVERTLIITPHQRQRFPEEVDFITSPGYIEGGREAHGLRGGPEAVITDKAVMGFEDGEMVVESLHPGVTREDVQEATGWELQFGDDVSETEPPTDEELRLIREELDPDGVYL
- a CDS encoding CoA transferase subunit A, coding for MASAISAALSDGDSIYLAGFTHLIPFAAGHEIIRQEYRDLEVIRATPDLVYDQLIAAGCVRKATFSWAGNPGVGSLRAFRRAVEDGVPNEIDLEEYSHYGTTARLYAGATGLPFIPLKTFAGSDLPKVNDNIRPVESPFSDETVYAVPPLNPDVTVVRAQRADESGNAHLWGIPGEQKEAALAAKTVILSVEEIVDESVIRSDPNRTLITADDVDFVVEEPFASHPSYAQGYYDRDNEAYIEWDDISKTHESLTEWLDEWVYGVEDRAEYVRKLSTDRVLSLGAGNNYGVPINMGGN
- a CDS encoding CaiB/BaiF CoA transferase family protein, producing the protein MPLSDVRVIDCGQVIAGPLCATFLGDMGADVVKVEPPTGETYRTERRQLNGEPFSPPFELYNRNKRALALNLKHDDGLAALYDLVEVADIFVQNWPPGVAKRLGVDYDTLRELNPDLVYVHITGYGETGPMANNPGLDTLVQHLSGFAQLHGYPDSDRPPIRSQSSLADYFAAYSGALSAMGALRAADRGEGGQLVDVSLLESLAHNMDAAYEYYNNLGEKPRAGGRNAFFDPDMLYGAAAAADGYICVGLLLYSDRIWEGLCTLLDRPDLFADERYATDAGRMADAEKLTGLFEEWLSTVPTEKAVETLNAHNIPAARSQTIAEAAAMEQYAHRDTFVTIDHERFGELSLTASPLSLSRDEISIRRPAPRLGEHSRELLAELYDEETVEKLFTDGVIHESG
- a CDS encoding MaoC/PaaZ C-terminal domain-containing protein, with amino-acid sequence MRELAVGDEGPTIRVDDLSRPDFVRYAGASGDFNPIHYDEPHATSAGNKSVFGQGMLTAGILSNVLTEWFDIGCITRFETRFTGQVWPGDSVIATGEVVAVSEDPPSGYELSLTAETDDGRTVITGSATVEQTD
- a CDS encoding FAS1-like dehydratase domain-containing protein; translated protein: MPTKALETLKSLVGETRETVQEFRVERGKIVEFAAAIHATNPIHTDVQAAREQGYADVVAPLTFAKTSYFPHNRPEGIDENLGFDLGFEPSRIVHGEQAFEYERPLVAGDVLNGETTLTDVYQRESNRAGTMTFACYETRFVDRDGDLVLTSETTRIETGQAISEADDA
- the rdfA gene encoding rod-determining factor RdfA gives rise to the protein MNDDIPATRYKVGRVLAEYDLPQLAEELPSRWLGENGDQQSLRSLAHQINRRILEAAMVEAGMTPLEGEVANYYRLLTDTDVSSGDRTQAQRSLERDGVDVETVLNDFVTHQAVHTFLQKYHDVERAVTKKDPRETIERLRGRIQAVTRDAVESSRTEDSMSFEDFLVVANIEVICKVCGERVEASEVLSGATCSCGQTPFSAE
- a CDS encoding archaea-specific SMC-related protein; its protein translation is MTWKLTITNIAGIRTGKATIEPGINAVRGSNWQGKSSLLTAIETAMGTETVLTEGETSGDVTLETKEKTARVDLTRENGTVVSQGTPYLTTEQQQTAARLYAFLDEDNAVRQAVRNGENMEAVLMRPLDFENIDEQIATLKAERNQVEAELERAESASNKLPQVEQQIASIEDELDSLRRKRSDLGDGQTEGDDGKRDELANAKAERDRVENQIDRLERTVERTEEKLAEIREQRDELTIPETPDDLEAELETHREQYEQRRRDAELLQSVYAPTKRILDENRLDLITEVTHELAADSATCWTCGTDATRAAFDEHVDKLQSRVASLWEAANEHEAQFNELQSRKEELREAQQRVADLEDQRADLERRLEERTASLKTAESRLTELESNIESLSEAVKEDDDKLADVDGEIKYAEARLEDAREQRETLETQAQQKDTLQAECDRIDEEIVSLRTRKEALKQRTREAFEAAMQELIPRFAVGFETARLTSTFDLVVARDGREASLDALSEGEVELLGLVAALAGYEAFDVADTVPIMLVDNLGGLADENLQTLVEYLESRATYLVVTTYPEHSSFEGHTINPGEWTVVSPQSP